DNA sequence from the Candidatus Fluviicola riflensis genome:
TCACGGAATTTAGCTCCCTCCTGTTCGGTTCCGGTAAAAAAGACGGTTGTGTTGTCGGCCGCCAATCTGTTTGCCAGTTCAACGTACTTTTCTATCGGCCATTCTCGGGCACTTCCCTGCGATTTGGGATGTAATACCGCTGCTTTGCCCGATTGCTTTAAAGCTTGTTCGATTTCCTCAGGCAAGGCAACATCAGGAGCATGAAAACGCTTCGTCCAGGTGTTTAATTGATCAAATGTCGGCAACTTGGTTGCACCCAGCGGACGCAGCAATTCAAAGTTAAGCTGCGCTTCGTGTTCCGAAGAGCGTTTGCGCGAAAAGCTCGGCCGGATATTGCAGGTAAGTAGGTGAAATCCCCGGTGCGAAGTGCCGATTCGTGCCGGAACAGCTGCTTTTTTAAACAACTGCGCCAATTCTTTGCGTGGAAAAACGTGAACGATCACATCGAACTGTTGTTCGCGGATAAACCGGACGCGCGATTGTGACGGCAATGCTTCCAGCGTTTCCAGTGTTAGCACTTCGTCTACGCCTTCATAACATGAAACAATGGCTTTGGTATAATTCCGGCATAAAAAAGTAATGTGGCAGCTTGGATATGTTTCTTTGAGCCACGCCACGGTTGGTAAGGTTAGCATCACATCGCCAATGCTATCGGTGCGACTGATAACAATGCGTTTTTCGGTGCAATCAATGGGTGTTTTCACGGTGTAATCGAATCAGTTCTTTGTATTTCACTACGTTGGATTGGGCGCTGATCTGTGCAATCTTGAACCCCATCTTTCCGTCTAAAAAGCCTTTCTTGAGCAGATACATGGTAATAAATCGGCCAATAGCACTAATATACGGTTTTAATGGACCAACTTTTTTACCGGCGGCAAAGAATTTTTTGGCTGTCAGCAGCGAATATTTATCGGCACGCGCGCGGTGATCTGCATATGAGTAATAAGAATAATGCTCCACAACGCCTTTAAAGGTATGATGCGCCGGTTCGGGTGTAATCAATACTTCATGTACATATTCTCCCGACCAGTACGAGCCTTCTTTTGGAAATAACCGCGGTTTGATATCCGGAAACCAGCCGCTGTGGTAAATCCATTTCCCGCAGTAATTGGTGAGCCGGTTTACGTTGTACGTTCCTTTAAAACCTGCTGTTTTGGCCTCCTGTATTTCGGCAATCAGTTCCGGACTCAGTGCCTCATCTGCGTCGAGTGAAAGAATATAATCGCAGTTTACCAATGAATTGAGATAATTTTTCGAAGCAGCGTAACCTTCCCAGGCACGTTGCACAAATTGTGCGTTGTAGCTCGCGCAGATTTCGGCTGTTTTGTCAGTTGAAAAAGCATCCAGAACAATGATTTCATCGGCAAGAGACTGCACCGAAGCCAAACACCTGCCGATGTTGCGTTCTTCGTTGAGGGTAATGACGACTACTGCCAGTTTGCTCATGGATTTTGTTTCAATACTGTAAAATGGAACAACAAATGCAAGTCGCTAAAATACGATGAATGATTTTAAAGAGACTACTATACAGGACTCTTGTGATAGTAATAAAGTGTTATTATTTACTTAAATGTTCATATGAACGATTGAAAAAAGTGTTACATTAATCAAAAAGCGCTATTTTTGTTTAAAACTATTATTCTGTTAATAAGTTAATAGTTCACCATTAATCACTATTAGTCATGAATACGATGTTAGAAGAAGTTAAGACATATTTTAGAAATACACCACAAGATCAGATTGATAAAGATTGGGCAGAATATGCTAAATATGATCAAATTGGTCCAAAAGTGGATGAGTTGCTCTGTCATTTTGAAAGCTTTTTTCAATTTGAGGATGATCCTGTATACATTGTAGAATTAAAGAATCCTTCCAATATTAAAAGTCCGAGTTATTCGGACTTTTTTTTTATACATTAGTCCCATGAAAAATGCTGTATTTTCTTTAACTAGTTACAAGTTTGAAAAAGTTGAAATAAACGCTTCAAACGTACCAACGGAAAAAATATCTGTTGATTTCAATCCTCGCGGGGAGTTCAACACTACTGATCACACATTTAAAGTTACACTTGACTTTTATGTTTTCCAAAAGGAATTAGGGGTAGATAATTATTTTGTTATGATAAGTTGTTCCTCAATTTTCCAACTAGAAAGCGTTTCCAGTATTGAGGAGGTGCCCAATTATTTTTATAAAAACAGTATCGCAATAGTCTATCCTTACATAAGGGCTTTTGTAAGTAGTGTGACCGTACAGGCCAATATTAGACCAATTATCTTACCAACATTGAATTTAAGTTCATTGGAAACACCGTTAAAAGATAACACAATTGTCGTCTCATAAAACAGTATCAAACTTGAATGTACTAACCCTATACCAAACACTCGAAGATCGCGAAAACCATATCGATGTTGAAGAGCATGGTCCTTTTATTTGTAAATGGGAGAATACGTGGTTAGGCGATGGTTATTATTTCTGGGAAGAATTTTATCATTTGGCTGAATGGTGGGGGACTCATCGATATCCATCTGGGTATATAATTTGTCAGGCACAATGTGATCATACAGAAAAATTATTTGACTTGGTTGGTAATATGAAACACATTGCTTCATTTAAGAGCATAATGCAAGAAATGAAGAGACAAGGTCGGGTAAATAATACGACTACAGTTAGCAGAGTAATTCGATTCATGCAAGCAAAAATAGAAGCGTTCAATTATGAAGCAATTAGAGTACATGGTATTGGTTCTTTATCAGCACATAGTAAACAATACGTTCAGCGCTTAATATTTGAATCTACTCGTACAGCCTATTTAGATCTGCAACCAGCTGTTCAACTTTGTTTATTCAAAAAAAATAGCTTAAATCTACGTGAGTTTCGTGTTATTTATCCTGATCATTATAGAGAAGACTATGTGTTCTAATAAACTAGTACTTTAGAATTGTTTTAAGCAAAATCCTCCAATATTACTTCGTACGAATCTTCTGTCCAACAGAAATACGGCTGGCGTTCACTCCCGGATTCAGTTTTTTCAACTGCGTTACCGTTAAACCATGACGGCTTGCAATGGCAGAAAACGTATCACCTGAACGAACAGAGTAATACTTTTTACGCACTTCCGGCTTCGGTTGCGGTTTTGGCGGAGTGTTTACAGGCGTTTGAATAACCGGCTTCAGGGAATCCGATCCGTTTACCCGCAATGAATCCTGTTGCTGCAAATACTCCGGGTTTTCAATCGTCGTGGTGACTTTGGTCTGAATTTTCAGCATTTGTCCCACATTAATACGCGTACTCGTCAATTGATTCCAATCCATGATTTCCTGGATGGAAACGCTGTATTGTGCTGCAATTTTCCCGAGACTTTCGCCTGTTTTTACACGGTGATACGTGTAATTGATAGTCGTAACGACCTTTGTTTTTGGGATTTCCTTGACAACTACCGGATTCGAAACCACCATTTGGTCAGCATTGTTATTCGTAGGCGGAGTGGTTTTTACCGGAATGGTATTTCCTGCACCATACAAACGTCGCTCGGTGATGTACAACGAATCTTCGAGGCTTACCAGCAAACCGATTTTTTCCAGCGGGCCGGTGATACATTGCTGCGGATACGTCGGTGGAATGTATGTTGTTTTGTAAACCGGGTTCAGCGACTGAATGTCTTCAGGTGTCCAGCCAACCAGTTTATCAATGGTTTGCATGTGGATTCCGCTGTTCAGACACATCGTATCCAACTGGTAATAGTGAATTTTCGATTCGGCCGGAACAATGTTATGTTCAGCGTGATATGTCAGTAAATAAGTCGCTGCGATAAAATTCGGAACGTAACCTTGTGTCTCGGAAGGTAAAAACGGCCGGATTTCCCAATAAGTGCGTTTTCCACCCGAACGTTTAATGGCTTTGTTCACATTCCCCGGACCTGCATTGTAAGCCGCAAGCGCCAGGTTCCAGTCGTTGTAAATGCTGAATAGTTTTTTCAGGTAACGGCAGGCAGCGTCGGTTGCTTTCACCGGATCCATGCGCTCGTCGATATACGAATTTTCCGATAAACCATATTGTTTTCCGGTAGCGTACATGAATTGCCACAAGCCCAATGCTCCGGCACGCGATTTTACCTGCGGACGTAAACCACTCTCAATTACCGAAAGGTATTTCAACTCTAAAGGAAGATCGTATTCAGCCAGTTTCTCTTCGTATAAATCGAAGTACAGCTTTGATCGGCCCAATACCACTTTCGCAAAATTGCGGCGTTTTTCGGCAAAAAACTTAATGGTTGTGAGCGAAACGTTATTGCACTCAAACCCGAAACTGGAAACCTCGTTCATTTTCGCCAAACGTTTGCAGTATTCATCATCCGTAAACTGTGGAATCGCTCCGGCTTCATAAGCCAATGCATCCACAATAGAATCGGTTGATCCGTTGGAAGCCAGTTCTGCGTAATAAGAAGAAAGGCTTTGTTCGACCATGCGGCTAAAAGCAACTCCGCTCAGGGTATCTTTTACCGGAGGATATCCTTGTGCCACTGCGGCAGTTGAAAGGAATGTCGATAAGATGGCGATGATCAGGTGGAGAAGCTGTTTTTTTACCTGCATAAGCTTAGGGAGTTGTCGCAACCAAATGCTGTGCGAAGTTTAAAAGTTCGTGTTCCTTAAATGCGTCGGCCATAAGCTGAATCCCGAAAGGTAACCCATTGCTGTGATTTCCAAGCGGAATAGAAATAGCCGGATTGCCCGTAAGATTGGCATGAACCGTAAAAATATCTTGTAAATACATCTGAATCGGGTCGTTAACCGCTCCGCTTTCAAATGCCGTTGTAGGGGTAGTTGGCAATAATAACAAATCGTATTCGGCAAAAATAGCCTTGGTTTTATCCTGCAATACACGGCGCACTTTCATGCCTTTAGTATAATACGCATCGTAATATCCGTGCGAAAGAACAAATGTTCCGGCCATAATACGGCGTTTTACTTCCGGTCCGAAACCTTCAGTGCGCGAAAGCACGTATGTTTCTTCCACACCTTTTGCCTGCGTGCTTCGGTGACCATAATGAACACCATCAAATCGCGAAAGATTCGAAGATGCTTCAGCCGTTGTCAATACGTAGTATGTCGGAACCAAATAATCCAGATACGGAAAACTTACCGGTTCTACCGTATGGCCTTCAGCACGTAATTGCGCAATGATCGTTTCCAAACGTTCGCGCACTTCTGCATCCACGTTTTCGTTTTCCAATGCTTCTTTCAAATAAGCAATCCGCTGTTTTGAAGGCGTTGAGAATGAAGTGTAATTTTCTTTCGGTCGGGAAGTCGATGTGCTGTCATGCTGATCTTTCCCTGCCATGATTTCGAGCAGCAAAGCGCTGTCTTCGATGTTATTAGTCAAAGGGCCGATCTGGTCAAACGACGAAGCGTAAGCGATCAAACCATATCGACTTATGCGTCCGTAAGTCGGTTTTAATCCAACCGTTCCGGTAAATGAAGCTGGCTGACGAATGGAACCTCCTGTGTCTGAACCCAATGCTATGGTGCATAAACCAGCGGAAACAGCTACTGCCGAACCACCTGATGAACCACCGGGAACATGCGAAAAACGTAAATTGTTTTTCACCGGGCCATAAGCCGAGTTTTCATTCGAGCTGCCCATCGCAAATTCATCGCAATTCAAACGGCCGATAATCACCGCGTCTTCCGCCAGCAAGCGTTCTACAACAGTTGCCGAATAAATAGATTCGAAATTTTCAAGGATTTTCGAGGAAGCAGAAACTTTGTGGCCTTTGTAACAGATATTGTCTTTCAGGCCGATTACCATACCAGCCAGTTTCCCGGCAGTGCCTGCTTTTAGCTTGGCGTCAACCGCTTCTGCTTGCTGCAAAGCTGTGGTTTCGAAGACTTCCAAAAAGGCGTTCAAGTCTTTGGCAGCTTCTATAGCCGACAAATAATCATTGACGATCTCAACAACAGTTCTCCCTGCGGAGAGTGCTTTTTTAACCTCCGAAAACGTTTTATACATTCGAAAAAATTAGACTTATTTTTTTTCTTCCGTCGCAGTTGGAGTTGCAGAAGAGGCTTCTTCACCTTTACTCGCGTCTTTGAATTCTCTGATTCCCTTACCCAATCCCTTCATCAATTCAGGAATTTTCTTACCACCAAACAACAACAAAACAACCGCAAGTATCAAGATGATTTCAAAAGCACCAAACTTTCCCATAATTCAATTTTTTACAAAATTAAGCAATTCTTGCAAAGATTCGTGCATTAATGCGGTTATTCCGTTTCTTTAACACTCAGCTTGGGTTTAAATATAAATCCGGAATTCAGAGTTTAAGGTAACTTAACGCTTCGCCGGCAAACAATTCCTGGCGCAATGAAGGCCATTGTTCAGCAGTTGGCGTCACAATATCGACCGTAGAACCATACTGTTCCACGCTGTTTACTTTCAACAATTTCGCAAAAGTAGGTTGATAGTTCAATTCGCCGTGAACGATTTTCATTCCGCCTTTATCAAAAGTCAAAATGCTGGGTTCGAAGTAATTGCCGACGTGAAAATTGATCAGGTAATTATTGTTGTCGATCTTGCTGAGCTGGTGCAAACTACCCGAACCGACGATTACTTCCTTGTGCTGGATTCCATAATAATAACGTTCGCCCTCCAGCACACACGGAATGGAATCGCCTTTGTTGATACCGAATAAATGCCCGTTACGCACCTGGATCGTAGCCGATTCACGCAATTGTTCGCGGGTAATATAAGCCACAAGCGTCGAAACAATGTAAACTCCCGACTCATCGAATAGGTAAACGGTTTCGGAGTTGGTACTTTTGTACGATCCGAATTGAGCTTTGTTCACAGCCTCTACCAACGTGTAATTGGGCGGTAAAGGATCTGCAAATTGAATGGTTTTTTGCCCTAAAAGGCTAAAAGCGCAGAAAAAGATGCTGACGAAAAGAACTTTTTTCATATCTTAATTTAGAAAACGGAAATGTATGCAAAAACGCTGGTTAATCAAACAACGCCCCAACGACCAACAAATTCAAGAACTGGAAACCAATCTGAAAGTGTCGCCGCTCATGGCAGCATTGCTTGCCCAACAAACTCTTACAACTCACGAAGCCGTTCGTTCATTCTTTGATCCGCCGGTTTCCACAACACACGATCCATTTCTGATGAAAAACATGGATCTGGCGGTGGAACGATTGAATACAGCCGTTGCCAAAAAAGAAAATATCCTCGTTTTCGGCGATTATGATGTAGACGGCACAACCGCAGTTGCTTTGGTTTATTCGGTGCTGAAACAATACGCTCCGGTGCATTTTTACATTCCGGATCGTTATGAAGAAGGTTACGGATTGTCGTTCCAGGGAATCGACGAAGCCAAAAGATTGGGGGCAACGCTTGTCATCGCACTCGACTGTGGCATTAAAGAAATCGAAAAAGTGCGTTATGCCCGCGAATTGGGTATTGACGTCATCATTTGCGACCACCACACGCCCGGCGATGAATTGCCCGATGCCATTATCCTGGACCCAAAACAAACCGATTGCAACTATCCATTCAAGGAATTGTGCGGTTGCGGCGTCGGATTTAAGTTAATGGAAGCATTTCACCTGAAAAACGGAATTGATCCTGCGGCATTAAATGATTACTTGGATCTGGTCGCGATAGCAATTGGTGCTGATATTGTAGCGGTTACCGGCGAAAACAGGTATTTGTGTAAAACAGGATTGAAGGTGTTGAACACAAAACCGCGTGTAGGAATTCTGGCACTGTTAAAACATGCCGGCCGTGCTTTACCGCTTTCATTGTCGGATGTCGTTTTTACGATTGCTCCGCGCATCAATGCTGCCGGCAGGTTGGAATCCGGAATGAGGTCAGTAGAATTATTATTAGCCAAATCTGCTTCACTAGCCGATTCCATTGCCTCTGAAATTGACGAATACAACAAAAACCGTCGCCTGCTCGATGCTCAAATGACCGAAGAAGCGCTCATGCAAATTGCAGCCGATCCGCAACACAACCAACGTAAATCAACGGTGGTATTTCAGAACGACTGGCATAAAGGTGTGGTTGGAATTGTGGCTTCGCGATTGATCGAAACGCACTATCGGCCTACAATCGTATTGACCGAAAGCAAAGGCGTTGCAACCGGTTCGGCCCGGTCGGTAGACAGATTTAATGTGTACGAAGCTATTTTGGGCTGCGGACATTTATTGACACAATTTGGCGGACACTTTCACGCGGCAGGACTCACATTACCGGTAGAAAACGTTCCTGCATTTCGCGATGCGTTTGATGAAATTGTGCAGAAAACCATTGAATTGCAATCAGAAACGCAGGAATTAGTGGTTGATCTGGAAATCAAATTACACCAATTGTTTCTGGCGGGTGAATCTGCGGGACAGCTTCCCCGGATTTATAAAATGCTGGAACAAATGGAACCGTTCGGACCCGGAAACGACAAACCGGTGTTTTGTGTGCGATCTGTCTATGCGCGATCAAGTCGTTTGTTAAAAGGAGCACATCTGAAGGTCGAAATCATGGATCCTGAAACGGGAATTGTGTTGCCGGCCATCGGTTTCAGTATGCCTGAGCACCTCGATCTGGTAGCGGCTGGCTGCGCGTTTGATTGTGCATTTACGCTGGAATCGAATACGTGGAATGACAGAACAACGTTGCAGTTGCAAATTCGGGATATCCGCGAAACAGTAATGTTGTGATGTGTTTTTGGAGAGTACGATTAAATTAGCATATAATCAAAGTTAAGATTGTTTTCCTCCTGCAAAGCAGGATAATCTTTGCGTTCTCTGCGTCTTTGCGTTAGCTATTTTCACCGCAAAGTCGCAAAGAGTTACACACGTGCAACTGGAGCGGTATTAGAATTACATGCTCTTGGATTGGGTGAATATTACATATACTCCCGGTGAATTGCGACCACAAACATCATAACATATACGATCCGAGGTCGATTTCCAGATTCACCTCAAACAGGTGTTCTTCGTTTTTTACGTCCAACGAAAAATCATTGTACGTGAGTTCGAGTTGCCGTCGCACGTTTTTGAGTCCGATGCCGCTGTGATCATCGGGTACCGAATTTCTTTCCTTGCTGTTTTTCACGGAAGCTTTCAGGTGATTATTGTGCTCCGAAATAACGACTTCAATGAAAACAGTTTCCATGCTTTCACTCGCGCCGTGCTTAAATGCATTTTCAATCAACGGAAGCAAAAGCAACGGAGTTATATTGGCGTTCGGATTTGAAATATCAATGGAAATCGTCAGCGATAAACGATCGTTGTAGCGAATGCGTTCCAACTCAATGTAATCTTCGAGCAACTTCACTTCTTCGCTGATCAAAATGCGGTCTTTTTCTGATTCATACAACATAAATCTGAGCAGTTTTGACAATTTCATCACCACAGGCCCCGTATCGTCTGACTTT
Encoded proteins:
- a CDS encoding Asp-tRNA(Asn)/Glu-tRNA(Gln) amidotransferase GatCAB subunit A encodes the protein MYKTFSEVKKALSAGRTVVEIVNDYLSAIEAAKDLNAFLEVFETTALQQAEAVDAKLKAGTAGKLAGMVIGLKDNICYKGHKVSASSKILENFESIYSATVVERLLAEDAVIIGRLNCDEFAMGSSNENSAYGPVKNNLRFSHVPGGSSGGSAVAVSAGLCTIALGSDTGGSIRQPASFTGTVGLKPTYGRISRYGLIAYASSFDQIGPLTNNIEDSALLLEIMAGKDQHDSTSTSRPKENYTSFSTPSKQRIAYLKEALENENVDAEVRERLETIIAQLRAEGHTVEPVSFPYLDYLVPTYYVLTTAEASSNLSRFDGVHYGHRSTQAKGVEETYVLSRTEGFGPEVKRRIMAGTFVLSHGYYDAYYTKGMKVRRVLQDKTKAIFAEYDLLLLPTTPTTAFESGAVNDPIQMYLQDIFTVHANLTGNPAISIPLGNHSNGLPFGIQLMADAFKEHELLNFAQHLVATTP
- a CDS encoding twin-arginine translocase TatA/TatE family subunit, which translates into the protein MGKFGAFEIILILAVVLLLFGGKKIPELMKGLGKGIREFKDASKGEEASSATPTATEEKK
- the recJ gene encoding single-stranded-DNA-specific exonuclease RecJ, which translates into the protein MQKRWLIKQRPNDQQIQELETNLKVSPLMAALLAQQTLTTHEAVRSFFDPPVSTTHDPFLMKNMDLAVERLNTAVAKKENILVFGDYDVDGTTAVALVYSVLKQYAPVHFYIPDRYEEGYGLSFQGIDEAKRLGATLVIALDCGIKEIEKVRYARELGIDVIICDHHTPGDELPDAIILDPKQTDCNYPFKELCGCGVGFKLMEAFHLKNGIDPAALNDYLDLVAIAIGADIVAVTGENRYLCKTGLKVLNTKPRVGILALLKHAGRALPLSLSDVVFTIAPRINAAGRLESGMRSVELLLAKSASLADSIASEIDEYNKNRRLLDAQMTEEALMQIAADPQHNQRKSTVVFQNDWHKGVVGIVASRLIETHYRPTIVLTESKGVATGSARSVDRFNVYEAILGCGHLLTQFGGHFHAAGLTLPVENVPAFRDAFDEIVQKTIELQSETQELVVDLEIKLHQLFLAGESAGQLPRIYKMLEQMEPFGPGNDKPVFCVRSVYARSSRLLKGAHLKVEIMDPETGIVLPAIGFSMPEHLDLVAAGCAFDCAFTLESNTWNDRTTLQLQIRDIRETVML